In Umboniibacter marinipuniceus, the sequence TTGGTAGGCTACTAGCGCGTCCGTTCCGTCAACACCCACGCTCTCATCGCTAAATGTATGCGGTGCTACCAGGGCAAGTTGGGCGATGGTGTCGGCGGCTAATTGAGCAGCTGGCTGATTGTAGTCAATACGACCCCGAGCCATGCCAGCCAATGTACCCATCTGTTTACCTACCACGGTGTAAACCGATTGGCGATAGTCTATGGTGCGTTCAACTTCTTCATTTGCCAATACCGGCGTGGCAACAAGTAGCGCCAGTGCCAAAACTGATTTGTTCATAGTAGCCTCGTTATTTTAATCTCAAATAAGCCAGTGTAGAGGGCAAAGCTATCAGGTCAATAGGTAGTCCTAACAGTTAACGCGCTACAACCCAGAGTACCTCAGCATCATCCTCGCCACAGCTAACCAGTGCGTGCCCCATCCGTGAATCAAAGTACATACAGTCACCGGTGTTAAGTTGCAACGGCTCATAGTGTTCAGAATACACGGCGACAGGGCCGTTCAATACCCATAAAAATTCTTCACCGTCATGGCGTACCCACTCGCCAAACTCATCAAAGCTGCGAGCTCTTACCGTCGTCCTAAAAGGGACCATTTTACGCTGTGATAATTCGGTACAGAGTAGCTCGTGCTCGTAGGTCGCCGTTGGATGCGCTTGCCCCTCTCCCGCTAAGGTCCAAGTGCGACGTGCTGCTCCGTCTACCGACGCTGGTGCGGTGCGAAATAACTGCGGAATATCAATGGATAAGCCTGCGACCAATCGCTGAACAACTTGGAAAGTTGGCGAGAGCTGTTGGTTCTCTATCTTCGATAACGTAGAACGAGCCACGCCGGTCATTTCCGCGACATCCGCTAGGGTAAGGTTATGACTCAAACGAATCTCTCTCAGGCGCTCACCCAGCACGAGCGGCTGGACAAACTCCGCTTCTTCATTCTTGGTTCGCTCTAAGACGCCACCGGATAATTCACTCACAAAAATTCCCTCAATGTTCGAACATGACAATTACTTATTATTGATTCTACTCCTATCCGATAGACAAGCGCAAAACCAATGTTTCTTATCGGAAACATTTACATTGAGTTGTGAACCATTGATTGCTAGGATTCGTTCAAACTTAAAACACGATTAGCTATTGCGGCTAGTTAATAGGTCTATTTGCGGAGTG encodes:
- a CDS encoding c-type cytochrome, with the protein product MNKSVLALALLVATPVLANEEVERTIDYRQSVYTVVGKQMGTLAGMARGRIDYNQPAAQLAADTIAQLALVAPHTFSDESVGVDGTDALVAYQTDRADFDTVMEEFQATSATLALALDDADEFPRREFGAMAQTCKGCHDQFKAD
- a CDS encoding helix-turn-helix domain-containing protein; the protein is MSELSGGVLERTKNEEAEFVQPLVLGERLREIRLSHNLTLADVAEMTGVARSTLSKIENQQLSPTFQVVQRLVAGLSIDIPQLFRTAPASVDGAARRTWTLAGEGQAHPTATYEHELLCTELSQRKMVPFRTTVRARSFDEFGEWVRHDGEEFLWVLNGPVAVYSEHYEPLQLNTGDCMYFDSRMGHALVSCGEDDAEVLWVVAR